Proteins co-encoded in one Rhodospirillales bacterium genomic window:
- a CDS encoding 2-hydroxyacid dehydrogenase, translating to MAAKPKILVQGKFPAAFIAALAARFELTRYDPDAPAAARDWDKDIRGLVSWARYAVTADMMDRLPRLEILAGFGVGYDRFDLAAAKKRGVVVTNTPDVLTEDVADLAIALTLAVLRRVVALDRFLRAGRWAAGEAAPLARKMSGKRLGIVGLGRIGRAIAKRAEGFGMPIAYTGPRAYADVPYRYVADLIALAEDSEVLIVACRADPATKGMIDARVLKALGAKGILVNIARGSVVDEPALVAALKNGTLGGAGLDVYAVEPRGAPELNDLDNVVLLPHVASATEETRQAMADLVVANLEAHFAGRAVLTPVAP from the coding sequence GTGGCGGCGAAACCGAAAATCCTGGTGCAGGGCAAGTTCCCGGCCGCGTTCATTGCCGCGCTGGCGGCGCGCTTCGAGCTCACGCGTTACGACCCGGACGCTCCCGCCGCCGCCCGGGACTGGGACAAGGACATCCGCGGGCTGGTGAGCTGGGCGCGCTACGCGGTCACCGCCGACATGATGGACCGCCTGCCGCGCCTCGAAATCCTCGCCGGGTTCGGCGTCGGCTACGACCGCTTCGATCTTGCGGCGGCGAAAAAACGCGGCGTCGTCGTCACCAATACTCCCGACGTGCTGACCGAGGACGTGGCCGACCTGGCGATCGCATTGACGCTCGCGGTCCTGCGCCGGGTCGTCGCGCTCGACCGCTTCCTGCGCGCCGGACGCTGGGCGGCGGGGGAAGCCGCGCCGCTCGCGCGCAAGATGAGCGGCAAGCGGCTCGGCATCGTCGGCTTAGGAAGGATCGGGCGCGCGATCGCCAAGCGCGCGGAAGGTTTCGGGATGCCGATCGCCTACACCGGCCCGCGCGCCTACGCCGACGTGCCCTACCGCTACGTCGCCGATCTGATCGCGTTGGCGGAAGACAGCGAGGTCCTGATCGTCGCCTGCCGGGCCGATCCCGCGACCAAGGGCATGATCGACGCCCGGGTGCTGAAGGCGCTGGGGGCCAAGGGCATTCTCGTCAACATCGCGCGCGGCAGCGTGGTCGACGAGCCCGCGCTCGTCGCCGCCCTGAAGAACGGCACCCTCGGCGGCGCCGGCCTCGACGTCTACGCCGTCGAGCCGCGCGGCGCGCCGGAACTCAACGACCTCGACAACGTGGTGCTGCTGCCGCACGTCGCCAGCGCGACCGAGGAAACGCGCCAGGCGATGGCCGACCTGGTCGTCGCCAACCTGGAAGCCCATTTCGCCGGCCGCGCGGTGCTGACGCCGGTCGCCCCATGA
- a CDS encoding DMT family transporter, with amino-acid sequence MTAASAGGGWRRAFVLVATAVLMLSVLDSAMKYLVAKYPLPMVAWSRYFFHFLTFGLWILVAYRSAAIRTRRLPLQTVRALLLVTMTFLFVASLDWLMLADATAINFLAPIVVTALSATVLGETVGWHRWLAVAVGFVGVLVIVRPGADVVNWGALLALGATFFFALYQIATRALAPTDPAATTLFYTALVGTVVTSLMVPFYWATPTAADFAVMVVGGAMGGGGHYLLIHAYRYAEASLIAPLFYVQIVFATALGFALFGEMPDLWTFVGAAMIIAGGLWIWARERRAART; translated from the coding sequence ATGACCGCCGCAAGCGCCGGGGGCGGATGGCGGCGCGCGTTCGTTCTGGTCGCGACCGCGGTCCTGATGCTGAGCGTTCTCGATTCGGCGATGAAATACCTGGTCGCCAAATATCCGCTGCCGATGGTGGCGTGGTCGCGGTATTTCTTCCATTTCCTCACGTTCGGGCTGTGGATTCTCGTCGCCTACCGCTCGGCCGCGATACGCACCCGACGGCTTCCGTTGCAAACGGTGCGGGCGCTGCTGCTGGTGACCATGACCTTTCTGTTCGTGGCATCCCTCGATTGGCTGATGCTCGCGGACGCGACCGCCATCAACTTCCTCGCCCCGATCGTGGTCACGGCGCTGTCCGCGACCGTGCTCGGCGAAACCGTCGGTTGGCATCGCTGGCTCGCCGTCGCGGTCGGGTTCGTCGGCGTTCTCGTCATCGTTCGTCCGGGCGCGGACGTGGTCAATTGGGGCGCGCTGCTCGCGCTTGGCGCCACGTTCTTCTTCGCGCTTTACCAGATTGCGACCCGCGCGCTGGCCCCGACCGATCCGGCGGCGACGACCTTGTTCTACACCGCCCTGGTCGGCACCGTCGTGACGTCGCTGATGGTGCCGTTTTATTGGGCGACCCCGACGGCGGCGGACTTCGCGGTCATGGTCGTCGGCGGCGCGATGGGCGGCGGCGGGCATTATCTTCTCATCCACGCCTACCGGTACGCCGAAGCTTCCCTGATCGCGCCGCTGTTCTACGTTCAGATCGTGTTCGCGACCGCGCTCGGCTTCGCGCTGTTCGGCGAAATGCCAGATCTTTGGACATTCGTCGGCGCGGCGATGATCATCGCGGGCGGCCTTTGGATCTGGGCGCGGGAGCGCCGCGCGGCGCGGACATGA